GACGATCGACTCGGGGGAGAGACAGCCCATCGTCTTGGTGGTCTGGCTCCTCGTCATCAGAATCGCGACGGCGCGGCGATTCGGCACGCAACAGCGAAGCTGCTGACCAGGGAAGCCAAGAACCGACTCCTCGTGCTGTTGAGCGATGGAAGACCATTGGACGACCAGTACAAGGACGCGTACTCGTTGGAAGATACGAAGGTGGCACTTCGTGAGGCAAGACAACAGGGAGTCGAACCTTTTTGTATCACAATCGATCGGGAAGCTGAAGATTATCTACGCAGCATGTACGCCGATGCACGATACTGCGTCATAGACCACGTCGAAGCATTTCCGGCGAAGTTGCCGAGAATTTACAAGCAATTGACTGCGTAAGAGCTCGAGGGCATGACGAACTCGATCGGAAAGACGACCATCCCTGCATGGTTGTACAAGCTTTTCACAGGGCATCAGTATCCCTATGTCCGTCGACTGGCCAAGTTCGGACAGACCGTCAAGCCGGGTGAAGACCGCCCGGAGCCGACGAAGGAGATGATCGAAGCAAAGTTCTGGGAAGTCTACCCGCGTTGCCGAGTGAAAGTATTGCAGGAGGTCAAAGAAGGGATGATCGTGGTCTTTCATGACCTGGATGAGTATCCTCCGGGCGGCTTTCAAGAACTTGTCAATAACCCGGAGGAGTTTCTGGCAAACACATTCGGCAAAAAGAAGATCAAGGTCAATTTCTACGACGGAGATAATTTCGTCTGCACGATCAACTTCAAAGTTGCGGGCTGGACGGAGCACGAACACGCGTGAAGAGTGAGGTGGTCATGATGAAGCGACCGAAAGTGACGGTAGTAGGTGCGGGGAACGTCGGAGGGACGACGGCTCAGCGGTTGGCTGAGAAGAATCTGTATGACGTGGTACTGCTCGATATTGCCCAAGGAGTTCCACAGGGAAAGGCCCTCGATATTTCACAGGCGGGGCCGGTCTGTGGGTACAGCACACAGGTGGTCGGCACCAACGATTACGCCGAAACAGCCGGATCATCGATCGCCGTGATCACCTCAGGCAAGCCGAGAAAGCCCGGGATGAGTCGAGACGAGTTGCTGGCGACGAATGCCAAAATCGTGCAATCCGTCGTCAGAGAATTAGTCTCCCGCTCCGGGGATATTATCCTGATCCTCGTCACCAATCCATTGGACGCCATGGTTCATGTGGCGCGTTCTGTCAGCGGTCTCCCTAAATCGAGAATCATCGGGATGGCCGGAGTCTTGGATTCGGCAAGAATGCGGACGTTCATTGCCGCTGAATTGAATGTACCAGCTACGGAGGTGCAGGCCATGGTATTGGGCGGACATGGCGATACGATGGTGCCGTTGCCGCGTTATACAACCGTGCAAGGTAGGCCGGTGTCGGAACTCATGTCGAAGGAGAAACTCGATGCGATCGTCAAACGAACGCGACAGGGCGGAGCCGAAATCGTGGGCCTTTTGAAAGCGGGCAGTGCCTTCTATGCGCCGTCAGCATCAGCGGTGGCGATGGTTGAATCGATCCATAAAGATGAGAAGCAGGTGATGCCGTGCGCGGTGCTGTGTGAAGGGGAGTATGGACTCAAAAACGTCGTCGTCGGGGTTCCGGTGAAGCTTGGACGTGGAGGAGCCGAACAGATCCTGGAGTACGAACTGACCAGTGATGAACGGGCGGCGTTGGAAACCTCGGCGAGCGCGGTGCGGGAACTCTGTGCCACGGTCGATCGGTTGATGACACAGGATTAGGATGAGTCAGTGGAAAGAAGACGAGTCCCTCATCATTGACGAGTGACCGACGACCAGTCCAACCTGGCGGCTTGACAATCGGAGAAAAGCTACAGTACAGACATCGGACTAGACAATCAACCGTTCACAGGAGAGGAAGCAATGAAATTTCTTGAAGATCCGATGCAGACGATGGGGGCAGGATTTGCGCTGTCCATCGTATTGATAGTGATATATTTGGGCTTAACCGGAATTGGCGCGGGTGATGCCGAATGGGCCTCGCTGATCCTTCGCTGGATTCACTTCCTAGCGGGGATCACGTGGATCGGGCTCTTGTACTTCTTCAATTTGATCAATGCCACCTTCCTGAAAAGCTTGGATGGTCCCACCAAAAATATTGTGATTCCGAAGCTCATGCCGATGGCGCTCAATTGGTTCCGACACGGAGCGACGGTAACCGTGCTGGCCGGTGTGTTGTTGTATGGCCACATGTACCACAAGGGCGGAACGGGAGCCGTGGCTTTGGCGATCGGTGGGCTGCTCGGCATTATCATGATGGGCAATGTCCATGGGATTATCTGGCCGAACCAGAAGAAGATCATTGCCGCCGTCACTGCCGCGGCTCAGGGGACTCCAACCCCCCCTGAGATGGCTCAGTGGGGACGGAGCGCATTGCTGGCCTCGCGTGTGAATTTCATGCTGTCGATCCCCATGTTGCTTTTCATGGGTGCCGGCAGCCACTTTAGATAGAGCCTGTGCCTTATCCTGATCTTGGCCGGTGGGAGTAAATTCTACCGGCCAGGTTTACATCTCAACCTTATTTCTCCTGCCCTCTAGACCCAGCCTCAGAGTAGGTCCCCTAGCCTTAACTTCTTGAGATTCTGACCTATTTAGGACTGTTGCCTTGTCCATTGCCTTGACGGGCGAAGCGATGGAGCCGTATAGTACGATTTCTACATTGAGGACGTAGATCGGAAAAAGTATGTCTACGACTGCAGAACCACGCCTTGTACAACAGACGGAGGGTGCTCCTTGGGAGATCGAGGGGTATCTCAAAGTCGGTGGGTATGAAGCCTGGAAGCGTTGTGTCAAAGAATTGAAGGCGGCTCAAGTTATTGATGAACTGAAGAAAGCCGGACTGAGAGGGCGAGGCGGAGCAGGGTTTCCGACGGGAATCAAATGGGACAAGGTTTTGAACCACCGAGTCCCAGAGCGATATTTTGTTTGTAATGCCGGTGAGCACGAGCCAGGCACGTTCAAAGACCGCTATCTATTGAAAACCTTGCCGCACCAATTGATCGAAGGCTGTCTGATCGCGTCTCATACGGTGCAAGCGAAAGCGTCCTTCATTTACGTGAATCATGAGTACCATGAAGAGCAGCAGAATCTGAAGAAAGCTTTAGCACAAGCGAGAGAACGGGGACTTCTAGGGAAGAATGTGTTGGGCAGTGGAGTCGATGTTGAGCTGGAGGTCTTTGAAGGCCATGGTAGCTACGTGGCCGGTGAAGAGACGGCCATGCTTGAGTCGATGCAGGGGCGCCCTGCGATGCCACGGCAGAAACCTCCATTTTATCCGACGGACTTCGGCCTGTATGGCAAGCCGACTCTCGTCAACAATGTGGAGACGTTGTGCAACATTCCTAGGATTCTTCACAAAGGCGCCGCGTGGTTTACTCAAGTTGGAACGGAGAAGTGTCCAGGAACAATGATGTTTTCATTGAGCGGCGCGATCAATCGTCCCGGCGTGTACGAGATGCCGATGGGTGTGACCATCCGTGATCTGATCGAGCAATGTGGTGGCGGAGTTCCCAATGGTCGCAAGATCAAGGCGGTCTTTCCCGGTGGTCCGGCGTTTTCCATGGTAACGGCTGATCAGCTCGATCTTCCCATGGACTTCGATTCGTTGAAGAAAGCTGGGACGGGGCTAGGATCGGCCGGTGTGATCATCGTCGATGATGCGACCTGTATGGTGGCCAAGACGTTGCACTTTTCAAATTTTTTCAAGAACGAGAGTTGCGGGCAATGTCCCCCCTGTCGAATGGGGACCATCAATCTAGCTGCGCTGATGACTAAGATTGAATCGGGGCAGGGTACGCAAAAAGACTTGGACAGTCTGCTCCAACTGTGTGGATTCGTCAAAGGGACTGGGTACTGTACCCTCGTAACCGGAGCCTCAGTATTGGTGCAAAGTAGTTTGAAGCTGTTTCGTCACGAATATGAGGACCACATTCGGCTCCAGAGGTGTCCCTATCAGGAAGCGCCGGCGGGGATTGGTGCTCATTCTTAGGAGGAGTCATGCCACGGGTGACTTTTCTTCATTCGGACGGGCGAAGCGGGGAAGTAGAAGAGAATATTTCTCTCCTCGATGCCGCAAAAGAAGTGGGGTTCCGGTTGAATCATGACTGTGGAGGAAATGCCTCCTGTACTACCTGCCGAGTGGAAGTTCAGATGGGGCATGAGCACCTCTCGGAGATCGATTTCGATGAGCAAGACTTGCTGGATCGAGAAGCCTTGACAGAGCCATGGCATCGCCTTGCCTGTCAGGCACGTGTCTTGGGGGATGTCGTCGTGCGCGTCCCAGAAACCAAATGGGAGAATCCGGCAACAGCGGCGACGGAAGCGCGGGGTTGATATTCAAGAAACAGGTGTTAGACTAACGTTCTAACCCGTTGGTGCGGGTTGGACTGACCCATAGAGGAGGAAGGCGATGGTTACAATTACGTCGGTGGCGGAACAGAAGATCAAGGAGTTGATGGCCGAGGAAAAAGACGTCGTCGGATTGCGGGTGTACGTCCGCGGCGGCGGGTGTCATGGCTATCAGTATGGGATGGCCTTTGAATCCAAAATGGCCGAAGACGATACCGTTATCGAAAAGGGTGAAGTGAAGCTCATTATGGATTCTCAGAGCGCCCCATTGCTTCAAGGGGCGGAAGTCGACTATGTCGACAGCGTGCAAGGCTCAGGCTTTTCAATCAAGAATCCTCAGGCCAAAACGACGTGCGGCTGCGGCAGCTCGTTTAGCGCGTAACCTTGACCGCGGAAGCGTCGCCACGGGATCGTCGTAGAATGTCGGCAATGGACCTCCGGGTGAGGGCCGCTCATATCCTGAGTGGTCCTCACTGTTTACTCCACTCCAAGAGACACACAATCGAATGTCACAGGTACATGTGACAAGACGGTATCGTTTTTGCGCTGCACACAGGCTTCACACCGACCTCCTCTCGGCCGAAGAAAATTGGGCTGCCTTCGGAAAATGTAATAATCCAAATGGTCATGGGCATAACTACGTTGTGCTGGTCACAATCAAGAGCGGAGCGGTGCAGGAATCGTGTGACCTTGATCGACTCGACCGGTTGGTTAACGAGAGGATCATCGATCGCTTCGATCATGTGGACCTCAATCGTGACCCTGCGTTTGCCGAACTAACCACAACTGGAGAGAACATCGTCAAGCTAATTTGGGACATCCTGGAGCCGTTAGTGACTAACGGCTGTCTACAAAAGGTTGGAGTCATCGAGACCAGGGACAACTATTTCGAATACGCAGGCGTCACCTAAGGCGACGAGGAAGCGCGGTGAATAAGCAACCGAAGAGAGAGAGGAGACGGGAATCGCTGGAAGACAGCAGCGGGAGTAGAAAGCCCGCGGATCTACCGGTGCTCCAATCACTGGTCACAGAGATGCTGCTCGCCTTAGGGGAGAAACCGAGTCGTAATGGGCTACTCAAAACACCGGAGCGTGTTGCCAACGCGCTGGCCTTCATGACGCAGGGCTACCAGCGCAATATCGACCATCTGTTGAACGGCGCCCTCTTTCCGATCGAGTACGACGAAATGGTCATAGTCAAAGACATCGATTTCTTCAGCATGTGTGAACACCACCTGCTCCCATTTTTCGGCAGAGTGCACGTCGGGTACTTGCCCAACAAGAAAGTCGTCGGTCTTAGCAAGATCCCCAGAATCGTCGATATGTTCGCGAGGCGACTACAAGTTCAGGAACGGTTGACGGTTCAAATCGCCGAAACGTTGAGCACCAAGCTGAATGCACATGGCGTCGGGGTCGTCGCCGAAGCACGACACCTTTGCATGATGATGCGCGGGGTGGAAAAACAGAACACGGTCGCCGTCACCAGCTCCATGTTGGGAGCGTTTCGCAGCCAATCACAGACTCGCGAGGAGTTTTTGAAACTGATTCGACGTGGTAGCGTCGGCGATCCCGAGTGATGGTTTGCTGAGTGCCCGCTCAGCCACCTCGTTTATCTTGTGACATCCGACACAAAAGAGTGGACGGTTTCGTTGAACAGGTCGGGTTGTTCCAGATTCGAAAGATGGGCGGCGCCTGGAATAATGGTCAAGCGGGCATTGATGATTTTGTCTGCCATAACCTTCGCGTCGGATGGTGGGGTGGGCAGATCTAGGCTACCGACGATAATTTGAACAGGACATGCCATCCTTGTGAGAAGAGGGATGGAATCTGGCCTCTCAGCCATCGCCATTAAGGCGCCCGCTATACCGCTGACTTGGTTGCCCTCGATCATCGCACGCACGCGTTGAACCAGCTCCAGCCTCGTCTGGATCGTTGCGGGACTTAGCAGCTTGGGAATCATGACGTCAGCGATCGCCCGCGCACCTTGTTTGTACGCAATCCGAGCCATGTCGAACCGCGCCTGTTTCCCTTCGTCTGTATCCGCTTGGGCTCTCGTGTCGGCCAAAACCAGTCCTTTCACACGCTCGGCATATTTCCTATACAATGCGAAGAGAATGTACCCTCCCATGGAAAGTCCGACGAAGACGGCCTGCTGGATCGACAGATAATCAAGCAGAGCGCGTACATCATCAGCTGCTTGGTTGAGAGAATAATGCCAGAGGGGTGCATCGGACTCGCCATGCCCGCGCAGGTCGATCGTAACGACTCGGTGCTGGGATGAAAGCGCGTTCTCCTGGTCCGCCCACATGGTCCGGTTGAGCGGAAAGGCATGGAGAAAGACAAGGGGAAGGCCGGTTCCCTGATCATTGAAGGCGAGGGTGATGCCGTTGATGTTGCCTTGCACGACCTTCTCCGTAGGCTGAGGTGTTCGTACCACTGACTGTCTGCAGGGTCAAGAGGTCATTTGCGATCATGCCAAGCGGCGTATACAATCCCCGCGATTCTCAAGGAGTGAAATGAGCCCCTCTCGTGATCAGACTCCTGATCTATTCACCTCTCACGACCATGAAGATATGGTCGTAGCCCCGCTCGCCGAACGGATGCGGCCGCAGCAGTTTGGGGATTTTGTAGGGCAAGATGACATCACGGCGCAGGATC
This region of Nitrospira sp. genomic DNA includes:
- the mdh gene encoding malate dehydrogenase, with the protein product MMKRPKVTVVGAGNVGGTTAQRLAEKNLYDVVLLDIAQGVPQGKALDISQAGPVCGYSTQVVGTNDYAETAGSSIAVITSGKPRKPGMSRDELLATNAKIVQSVVRELVSRSGDIILILVTNPLDAMVHVARSVSGLPKSRIIGMAGVLDSARMRTFIAAELNVPATEVQAMVLGGHGDTMVPLPRYTTVQGRPVSELMSKEKLDAIVKRTRQGGAEIVGLLKAGSAFYAPSASAVAMVESIHKDEKQVMPCAVLCEGEYGLKNVVVGVPVKLGRGGAEQILEYELTSDERAALETSASAVRELCATVDRLMTQD
- a CDS encoding urate hydroxylase PuuD, whose product is MKFLEDPMQTMGAGFALSIVLIVIYLGLTGIGAGDAEWASLILRWIHFLAGITWIGLLYFFNLINATFLKSLDGPTKNIVIPKLMPMALNWFRHGATVTVLAGVLLYGHMYHKGGTGAVALAIGGLLGIIMMGNVHGIIWPNQKKIIAAVTAAAQGTPTPPEMAQWGRSALLASRVNFMLSIPMLLFMGAGSHFR
- the nuoF gene encoding NADH-quinone oxidoreductase subunit NuoF translates to MSTTAEPRLVQQTEGAPWEIEGYLKVGGYEAWKRCVKELKAAQVIDELKKAGLRGRGGAGFPTGIKWDKVLNHRVPERYFVCNAGEHEPGTFKDRYLLKTLPHQLIEGCLIASHTVQAKASFIYVNHEYHEEQQNLKKALAQARERGLLGKNVLGSGVDVELEVFEGHGSYVAGEETAMLESMQGRPAMPRQKPPFYPTDFGLYGKPTLVNNVETLCNIPRILHKGAAWFTQVGTEKCPGTMMFSLSGAINRPGVYEMPMGVTIRDLIEQCGGGVPNGRKIKAVFPGGPAFSMVTADQLDLPMDFDSLKKAGTGLGSAGVIIVDDATCMVAKTLHFSNFFKNESCGQCPPCRMGTINLAALMTKIESGQGTQKDLDSLLQLCGFVKGTGYCTLVTGASVLVQSSLKLFRHEYEDHIRLQRCPYQEAPAGIGAHS
- a CDS encoding 2Fe-2S iron-sulfur cluster-binding protein is translated as MPRVTFLHSDGRSGEVEENISLLDAAKEVGFRLNHDCGGNASCTTCRVEVQMGHEHLSEIDFDEQDLLDREALTEPWHRLACQARVLGDVVVRVPETKWENPATAATEARG
- the erpA gene encoding iron-sulfur cluster insertion protein ErpA codes for the protein MVTITSVAEQKIKELMAEEKDVVGLRVYVRGGGCHGYQYGMAFESKMAEDDTVIEKGEVKLIMDSQSAPLLQGAEVDYVDSVQGSGFSIKNPQAKTTCGCGSSFSA
- a CDS encoding 6-carboxytetrahydropterin synthase; this encodes MSQVHVTRRYRFCAAHRLHTDLLSAEENWAAFGKCNNPNGHGHNYVVLVTIKSGAVQESCDLDRLDRLVNERIIDRFDHVDLNRDPAFAELTTTGENIVKLIWDILEPLVTNGCLQKVGVIETRDNYFEYAGVT
- the folE gene encoding GTP cyclohydrolase I FolE, with translation MLQSLVTEMLLALGEKPSRNGLLKTPERVANALAFMTQGYQRNIDHLLNGALFPIEYDEMVIVKDIDFFSMCEHHLLPFFGRVHVGYLPNKKVVGLSKIPRIVDMFARRLQVQERLTVQIAETLSTKLNAHGVGVVAEARHLCMMMRGVEKQNTVAVTSSMLGAFRSQSQTREEFLKLIRRGSVGDPE
- a CDS encoding alpha/beta fold hydrolase — translated: MVRTPQPTEKVVQGNINGITLAFNDQGTGLPLVFLHAFPLNRTMWADQENALSSQHRVVTIDLRGHGESDAPLWHYSLNQAADDVRALLDYLSIQQAVFVGLSMGGYILFALYRKYAERVKGLVLADTRAQADTDEGKQARFDMARIAYKQGARAIADVMIPKLLSPATIQTRLELVQRVRAMIEGNQVSGIAGALMAMAERPDSIPLLTRMACPVQIIVGSLDLPTPPSDAKVMADKIINARLTIIPGAAHLSNLEQPDLFNETVHSFVSDVTR